TTGCTAAAATTAAATTAGGGTTTCGTCTTCTTTTTAGGGTTAATTTCTGTTTTTTCTTTATAGATCGAAAGTTGGttaaattaaattaaactaataataatatgtaaatctgaatttttgattttcttttttttttttttaatgaaaatttGTTTTCTTTGTGGGTAAGATCTGCTCTCTTTGTATTTACTTTTAGAAGATATTGAATAAAATTGTTTTAGGGTTAATTTCTGCAGATTTTAAGGGTTTTTTCAGGACTAATTTGAGATTTAAGTGAGTGTTCAAATTTGTGATAGATCTATGCAAATTTATGTTGTAGCAATTTGAACTTCTTCTGATCGGAAGATCATATCTTTAACTTTATTCCCCTTTTGCCCTTCGATAATACCCCCACCCCACCCACAACACTAGAAAATAATCACTTTTGATTCTTGATGCTttatgtttgaagtttgaaatttAAAATGAAGACCTTTTGACAAAAACCATTAAAAAGTCAAAAATGGGGTTCTTCTTTAATGATTGAAAGAGTAGGTTATCCAACTTTAGACTACAATATTAATCAAGTCATCAAAGAGGTGTTGCGTTTACGTTATAACTGATTATTGCGACTTTAAATTCCAAAATAATCAGTTGTCAAGGATATTGTTTGAAAACCGGTTTCCAAACACATGTCAATGACCGAGTTGTGTTTCACTTGGTTTTGACAACTTCCTAAACGGGTCACCTTGCATGGGTCATCTTGTAGACGAATAGGGCTAAAGATGGCGTTATCTAAACGAATTTAATCTTCCATTTTATAGATGAATTTAAAGATGTTATATACACAAATACAAAAAGAAACTAACCACCCACTTTAAACCATCTTGGTCAATTCTCATGATGATGAGGAGTTGCCTTAAACATGAAAAAGAGTTATCAGTGTGTTAGGTGATATTGAAGTTGGTGGTTAAAGAAAGAGTACATAATGAATGGTCATCGACATCTATTTTTAAAACTAAATCATGGCAATCCATTGTCAGGAACTGGACGCTCTTACAGATCCAATGAAGAAAGAAGTAACACTTGTTCGTAAGAAGATTGATACGGTCAACAAAGAGTTGAAGCCACTCGGACACACCTGCCAGAAAAAGGTATGCTGCAATAAACTAACTCCCCTTCCACATTCATCAATTTCGAAATGGTAAAACCGCCTTTTTGTTTGCAGGAGAGGGAGTATAAGGAAGCGCTGGATGCTTTTAATGAAAAGAACAAGGAAAAAGTACAACTAATTACAAGATTAATGGAGGTTAGTGTTAAAATTCATTGGGAAAACATCATGAAGGAATAAAAATAGAAAACTGagtgtgtttatgtgtttatgttaAGCAGCTGGTGAGCGAAAGCGAGAAGGAGAGGATGAAGAAGCTGGAGGAGCTGAGCAAGAGCATCGAAACCATACAATAAGTTAATGATGGGGTTTGTTAATCTGGTAATTAGGTTTGTATGATGAAGGTTTGGTTGGGATTTGTGTGGGTGTTTAGTTTAATCTGGTTAAAACAGGTTTGTTTTTGGTTTCTTTATCCTAATTATTATTCTTTTTTCTTCATGTATCAAGTAAAGTAGTAGTTATCTTTTACACTGTGAATGGAAAAATAACATCATGTGTGGGTTTGAGAATTATTGGTCGATTGAACCGTTGTTTTTATTTGGGCTAAAtagcacttttcgtcctttatgtttaaacgTTTcatcaggcgctgtcctttaactatcaaaattacactgactgtcctttatgtttacaggcggtgtcctttctctataacttagttaatttttctTGTTAAGTCTGCTCATGTGCAAGTGCAAAACACGTGGGGGCAATTTCGTCCTTTTAATTAAAAAGTATTATATTGTTTTTTAGATAGATTTTTTTGCTGGAAAaatgaagaacatcaagaacatgATGAATAAGAACCTAGAAATTCATAAAATGTTTAAAATCAATAACCTAACTGAACCTTCCCCCACCACCCGGTCATAACCTAGTGTTTGTCAAGTGACTTGTAATGATTCTTTGCATAAATTGCAGCCCAAACCTTCTTAAAATGTGATCAACATCTTGTCTAGTCCTCTTGTTTTTGTTTCAAACGGGTCAATATAATAGGCAATGCAAGAGACGGATTTTTTGGTAATATATCCATCACATCGAGACCATGATCACCATATAAACATCAGTTGATTAAAAAGGATGAACAATAGATAACTAACATCTAAAACCATTAAAAAATTTAAGCCAACAATCATCTAGCCTCCAATCAATTGTACCATATGCTCTAAAGTAGGTTGATAAAAGATATGGCAAGTTGAAACAAACTCCCATTCATTGACTATGGCAAGGCCAATGTTATGTTTAAAATAAGTTTTGAGGCAGCTGCAACAATAGTTAATTATCCACACCCACTACCAGTAGCCACCACAATAATAATAGTCCATTGTTTACCATTGATGAACATTCATTTACATAACCTTCCAAACTCAAAAGTGCTCTTTATACAACTATGATCACCAACACATAGGTACACAAATGAGGAATTTAATTACATAAAATCATGAATAGTTCATGCCTGCAAAAACACATATCACTACTCACATGATAATGTGGTTCATTAGTCATACCATTACATTATCATGAGCCTCTGATCGAAGCAAATTAAATCTTAACAACGTTGACAATCGGAGACAATCACATAAATCTGCATTTTGCAAGTAACAAACTACTTTTGTTATTGACAGAAATTTCTAATTCCTAATAATTGTTAAAGACAATGGTATGATGATCAAAAATGACAAACAACGAGATATGAACACAAAGTATAGCGACAAAACAAGGTGACAAATCTTttattaacccaaaccaaaagaTTCACCCTCCAAAATCACAATGATCTTACAAATGTAAGATTTGAGCAATACAGAAATACAAAGATGTCTTGATGATCATCAACCGATGATCATCTATaccaaacaacaacaataatctcTCAAGCACAGATGAGAGAACACTGAGATGCGAAGAtacacagaaaaccctaatcgcTATATAGAGAGAGTGACAGAGTGAAATTGGGGGTGAATCATGAACGAATGACTGAGATCCACCCTTTTATATGTCTGCGTAGCCAATATTACACATTAGTCCAAAACTTCAGAAGATGATGATCACAGTCCCTTAGAAGTTGCACTTTGCCCCCTCCAGTTTGCCCAACTATATAATCTGTTGCAACAACTAACAACTTATTAACAACAAGGCCCACTGGCCCAACATCATAACAAAAACACATGAGCCCATCAGATAGAAACAATTAAACTCAAATGAATGATAACAGCCCAAGTCTTTTATTTCAACACGCCCTTCATTCATAGGGTTTAAACAAGTTAACCAAGCTAAGTTTATTACAGAAAAATTCCAGTTGTGTAACACTCAATCCTTTTGTGAATAAATCTGCAAGTTGATTCTTTGAATCAACTTTTTCTGTATCACTATTTCCAGTAAtaacaatatcatcaacatatacaagAAGGATAACAAACACTTAATTTTTAGACAAAATATACAAAGAATGATCACAACTTTGCACAAAACCAACATTAATAAGAACATCAGTTAACTTTTCATTCCATTTCCTAGgagcttgttttaacccatataATGATTTAACAAGTTTACACACCTTGTTTTCATTTTTAGAATAATAACCTTCAGGAAGAGTCATGTACACATTTTCAGATATTGAACCATAGAAGAAAGCATTATTAACATCAAGTTGAAATAAAGTCCAACCATTTTTTATAGCTAGACTTAAAACACACCTAACAGTAACCATTTTCACCACTGGCGAAAACGTTTCACCAAAATCCAACCCTTCCCTGGTTATACCCTTTAGCAACCAATCTCGCCTTGTATCTTTCTATTTCACCATTAGCTTTGTATTTAACCTTATAAATCCACTTATATCCTATGGGTTTTTCTATCAGCAGGTAAATCAACAAGTTCCTAGGTTTTATGTTGTGGTAAAGCTTCCATTTGTAAATTCATTGCTTCGATCCACTTAGGATCTTTTGAAGCTTCACTATAACTACTAGGCTCAACAATTTTATTTAAACTACTAATAAAACAAATTGTATCAGCAGACAGACAAGCATAATTAACCACTTTATTTATGTCATATTTTACACTACTGGTTAAAACTTAATCTTGAAATCTTTTAGGGGCAGAAATATACCTAGAAGATCTTCTAAGACCAACTAGGTTTCCCTCAGATGGGTTGATCTCAGCATCTGATCTCAGCATCTGACACAGCAGTGTCCTCTACCCTGCCAGACTCCTCCCTAACACTACTTTCTACACTAGACTCTAAGTTAAGACCTAATTCACTTGGTCTAGGAGTGGTAGATGTAGAGGGAATCGGCTACTGATCATCACTGACTGTGTTATGAGATCcaattgtaccc
The sequence above is drawn from the Helianthus annuus cultivar XRQ/B chromosome 12, HanXRQr2.0-SUNRISE, whole genome shotgun sequence genome and encodes:
- the LOC110895815 gene encoding probable DNA double-strand break repair Rad50 ATPase isoform X2; translation: MATLNQPHEQLQTLMQASQMSGSFSFSGLMSKEDEEMSQSALSTFKAKEEEIEKKKLEVKERVQAQLGRIEEETRRLASIQEELDALTDPMKKEVTLVRKKIDTVNKELKPLGHTCQKKEREYKEALDAFNEKNKEKVQLITRLMELVSESEKERMKKLEELSKSIETIQ
- the LOC110895815 gene encoding probable DNA double-strand break repair Rad50 ATPase isoform X1 is translated as MATLNQPHEQLQTLMQASQMSGSFSFSGLMSKEDEEMSQSALSTFKAKEEEIEKKKLEVKERVQAQLGRIEEETRRLASIQEELDALTDPMKKEVTLVRKKIDTVNKELKPLGHTCQKKEREYKEALDAFNEKNKEKVQLITRLMEQLVSESEKERMKKLEELSKSIETIQ